In a genomic window of Arachnia rubra:
- a CDS encoding cytochrome c biogenesis CcdA family protein yields the protein MGVGFAGAFLGGLAALLSPCAAMLLPSFFAYAFGDQRRLLVVRTGMFYLGLLLTLVPLGLGAGALGGLLTTQRHLLTIGGTVVLIVLGVITMLGVQLPLPGLRGPARGTDTAAVVVMGAVYGLAGACTGPLLGAVLTLAAIGGSPLYGALLLACFGAGMVAPLLVLAWFWDGLGLSRRLQPRELRLGPLRTSWWALASGLLLTGLGVLFLATDATAAIGGLLDARQQAGLENQLQAWSAGIPDLVMVAIIAAAAGVLIWWAGRHCR from the coding sequence ATGGGAGTCGGTTTCGCCGGAGCATTCCTCGGAGGGCTCGCGGCCCTGCTCAGCCCGTGCGCCGCGATGCTGCTGCCGTCCTTCTTCGCCTACGCTTTCGGCGACCAGAGACGTCTGCTCGTGGTGCGCACCGGGATGTTCTATCTCGGATTGCTGCTGACGCTCGTCCCCCTCGGTCTGGGGGCCGGGGCCCTGGGTGGTCTGTTGACCACGCAGCGGCATCTCCTGACCATCGGCGGGACAGTGGTGCTGATCGTTCTCGGCGTCATCACCATGCTCGGAGTCCAGCTCCCCCTGCCAGGGCTGCGTGGCCCGGCACGTGGCACGGACACCGCCGCGGTGGTCGTCATGGGCGCGGTCTACGGGCTGGCCGGGGCGTGTACCGGGCCGCTGCTGGGGGCCGTCCTGACTTTGGCCGCGATCGGTGGCTCCCCGTTGTATGGCGCGCTGCTGCTGGCCTGTTTCGGGGCGGGCATGGTGGCTCCGCTGCTCGTGCTTGCTTGGTTCTGGGATGGTCTTGGCCTCAGCCGCCGGCTCCAGCCGCGTGAGCTCCGGCTGGGTCCGCTGCGGACCAGCTGGTGGGCGCTGGCCAGCGGACTGCTGCTGACCGGCCTTGGTGTGTTGTTCCTGGCCACGGATGCGACGGCTGCGATCGGTGGGCTGCTCGACGCCCGGCAGCAGGCCGGCCTGGAGAACCAGCTCCAGGCGTGGAGTGCGGGCATCCCGGATCTAGTGATGGTGGCCATCATCGCTGCTGCCGCCGGCGTACTGATCTGGTGGGCTGGGCGTCACTGCCGCTAG